From a region of the Ovis aries strain OAR_USU_Benz2616 breed Rambouillet chromosome 2, ARS-UI_Ramb_v3.0, whole genome shotgun sequence genome:
- the OBSL1 gene encoding obscurin-like protein 1 isoform X2, with protein MKAGSGDQGSPPCFLRFPRPVRVVSGAEAELKCVVLGEPPPIVVWEKGGQQLAASDRLSFPVDGAEHCLLLSGALPTDAGVYVCRARNSAGEAYAAAAVTVLEPPAPEPEPQLAERPLPPPGAGEGAPVFLTGPRSQWVLRGAEVVLECQVGGLPAPTLYWEKDGMALDEVWDSSHFSLEPGRAGAGASLALRILAARLPDSGVYVCHARNAHGHARAGALLQVQQPPESPPEDPDEAPTPVVEPLKCAPKTFWVNEGKHAKFRCYVMGKPEPEIEWHWEGRPLLPDRRRLMYRDRDGGFVLKVLYCQAKDRGLYVCAARNSAGQTLSAVQLHVKEPRLRFSRPLQDVEGREHGIAVLECKVPNSRIPTAWFREDQRLLPCRKYEQIEEGTVRRLIIHRLKADDDGVYLCEMRGRVRTVANVTVKGPILKRLPRKLDVFEGENAVLLVETREAGVEGRWSRDGEDLPATCQSSSGHMHALVLPGVTREDAGEVTFSLGNSRTTTLLRVKCIKHSPPGPPVLAEMFKGHRNTVLLTWKPPDPTPETAFIYRLERQEVGSEDWVQCFSIEKAGAVEVPGDCVPTEGDYRFRVCTVSEHGRSPHVVFHGSAHLVPTARLVAGLEEVQVYDGEDAVFSLDLSTVIQGTWFLNGEELKSNEPEGQVGPGPLRYRVEQRGLQHRLILQAVRHQDSGALIGFSCPGVQDSAALTIQESPVHILSPQDKVSLTFTTSDRVVLTCELSRVDFPASWYKDGQQVEESESLVVKMDGRKHRLILPEAQVQDSGEFECRTEGVSAFFSVTVQDPPVHIVAPREHVFVHAITSECVMLTCEVDREDAPVHWFKDGQEVEESDFVLLESEGPHHRLVLPSAQPSIGGEFQCVAGDERAYFTVTITDVSSWIVYPSGKVYVAAVRLERVVLTCELCRPWAEVRWTKDGEEVVESPTLLLQKEDTVRRLVLPAVQLEDSGEYLCEIDDESASFTVTVTEPPVRILYPRDEVTLVAVSLECVVLMCELSREDAPVRWYKDGLEVEESEALVLESDGPRRRLVLPAAQPQDGGEFVCDAGDDSAFFTVTVTAPPERIVHPAARSLDLQFRAPGRVELRCEVAPAGSQVRWYKDGLEVEASEALQLGAEGPTRTLTLPHAQPEDAGEYVCETRDEAVTFNVSLAEPPVQFLAPEAAPGPLCVAPGEPVVLSCELSRAGALVFWSHNGKPVQTGEGLELRAEGPRRVLCIRAADLAHAGLYTCQCGAAPGAPSLSFTVQVAEPPVRVVAPEAAQTRVRSTPGGDLELAVRLSGPGGPVRWYKDGERLASQGRVQLEQDGARQVLRVRGARSRDAGEYLCDTPQDSRIFLVSVEEPPLVKLVSELTPLTVHEGDDATFRCEVSPPDADITWLRNGVVITPGPQLETTQNGSSRTLTVRSCRLEDAGTVTARAGGTSTSARLHVRETELLFLRRLQDVRAEEGQDVCLEVETGRVGAAGAVRWVRGGAPLPPDSRLSTAQDGHVFRLFIHSVVLADQGTYGCESHHDRTLARLSVRPKQLRVLRPLEDVTIIEGGNATFQLELSQEGVTGEWARGGVRLQPGPKCQIQAEGPTHHLVLSGLGLADSGCISFTADTLRCAARLTVREAPVTIVRGLQDLEVTEGDTATFECALSQALADVTWEKDGQPLTPSARLRLQALGTRRLLQLRRCSPLDAGTYSCVVGMARTGPVHLVVRERKVSVLSELRSVSAREGDGATFECTVSEVETAGSWELGGRPLRPGGRVRIRQEGKKHILVLSELRAEDAGEVRFQAGPAQSVAQLEVEALPLQMRRRPPREKTVLVGRRAVLEVTVSRPGGQVCWLREGAELCPGDKYQLRSHGPTHSLVIHDVRPEDQGTYCCRAGQDSAYTRLLVEGDAPLST; from the exons ATGAAGGCGGGCTCGGGGGATCAGGGGAGCCCCCCGTGCTTCCTGCGCTTCCCGCGGCCCGTGCGGGTGGTAAGTGGCGCGGAGGCCGAGCTCAAGTGCGTGGTGCTGGGCGAGCCGCCGCCCATTGTCGTGTGGGAGAAGGGCGGGCAGCAGCTGGCGGCCTCCGATCGCCTGAGCTTCCCGGTGGACGGCGCCGAGCACTGCCTGCTGCTGAGCGGCGCGCTGCCCACCGACGCTGGGGTCTACGTGTGCCGCGCCCGCAACTCGGCCGGAGAGGCCTACGCGGCGGCCGCCGTCACCGTGCTGGAGCCGCCGGCCCCCGAGCCTGAGCCCCAGCTCGCCGAGCGCCCGCTGCCGCCGCCCGGAGCCGGGGAGGGCGCCCCGGTGTTCCTGACGGGGCCCCGGTCCCAGTGGGTGCTGCGGGGGGCGGAGGTGGTGCTGGAGTGCCAGGTGGGGGGCCTCCCCGCGCCCACGCTCTACTGGGAGAAGGATGGGATGGCGCTGGACGAAGTGTGGGACAGCAGCCACTTCTCCCTCGAGCCGGGCCGCGCGGGCGCGGGCGCGAGCCTGGCGCTTCGCATCCTGGCGGCTCGGCTGCCCGACTCGGGCGTCTACGTGTGCCACGCCCGCAACGCGCACGGCCACGCGCGGGCCGGGGCGCTGCTGCAAGTGCAGCAGCCCCCCGAGAGCCCGCCCGAGGACCCCGACGAGGCCCCCACGCCCGTGGTGGAGCCGCTCAAGTGCGCGCCCAAGACCTTCTGGGTGAACGAGGGCAAGCACGCAAAGTTCCGCTGCTACGTGATGGGCAAGCCGGAGCCTGAGATCGAATGGCACTGGGAGGGCCGCCCGCTGCTCCCCGATCGCCGCCGCCTCATGTACCGCGACCGAGACGGCGGCTTTGTGCTCAAGGTGCTGTACTGCCAGGCCAAGGACCGCGGGCTCTACGTGTGCGCCGCGCGCAACTCGGCGGGCCAGACGCTCAGTGCCGTGCAGTTGCACGTGAAAG AGCCCCGCCTCCGCTTCTCCAGGCCGCTGCAGGACGTGGAGGGCCGGGAGCAtggaattgcggtgctggagtgTAAAGTGCCCAACTCGCGCATTCCCACCGCCTGGTTCCGCGAGGACCAGCGGCTGCTGCCCTGCCGCAAGTACGAGCAGATCGAGGAGGGCACGGTCCGCCGCCTCATCATCCACAGGCTGAAGGCGGACGACGACGGCGTCTACCTGTGCGAGATGCGCGGCCGTGTGCGCACCGTGGCCAACGTGACGGTCAAAG GGCCCATCCTGAAGCGGCTGCCTCGGAAGCTCGACGTTTTTGAGGGCGAAAACGCGGTGCTGCTGGTGGAGACTCGCGAGGCTGGGGTGGAGGGACGCTGGAGTCGCGACGGAGAGGACCTGCCGGCCACCTGCCAGAGCAGCTCGGGCCACATGCACGCCCTGGTCCTTCCAGGGGTCACCCGAGAAGATGCCGGGGAGGTCACCTTCAGTCTGGGCAACTCCCGGACCACCACTCTGCTTAGAGTCAAAT GCATCAAGCACAGTCCCCCGGGACCCCCAGTGTTGGCCGAAATGTTCAAGGGCCACAGGAACACGGTCCTGCTCACCTGGAAGCCTCCGGACCCCACCCCCGAGACCGCCTTCATCTACCGGCTGGAGCGGCAGGAGGTGGGCTCGGAAGACTGGGTACAGTGCTTCAGCATTGAGAAAGCCGGGGCCGTGGAGGTGCCCGGGGACTGCGTGCCTACCGAAGGCGACTACCGCTTCCGAGTCTGCACTGTCAGCGAACACGGCCGCAGCCCCCACGTGGTGTTCCACGGGTCTGCTCACCTCG TGCCCACAGCTCGCCTGGTGGCTGGTCTGGAGGAGGTACAGGTGTATGATGGGGAAGACGCCGTCTTCTCCCTGGATCTCTCCACCGTCATCCAGGGCACCTGGTTCCTTAACGGGGAGGAGCTCAAGAGTAACGAGCCAGAGGGCCAGGTGGGGCCCGGGCCCCTGCGGTACCGGGTGGAACAGCGTGGCCTGCAGCACAGGCTCATCCTGCAGGCCGTCCGGCATCAGGACAGCGGGGCCCTGATCGGCTTCAGCTGCCCAGGTGTGCAGGACTCAGCCGCGCTCACCATCCAAG AGAGTCCTGTGCACATCCTGAGCCCCCAGGACAAGGTGTCACTGACCTTCACGACCTCCGATCGGGTGGTACTGACCTGTGAGCTCTCCCGGGTGGACTTCCCAGCGAGCTGGTACAAGGATGGGCAGCAGGTGGAGGAGAGCGAGTCACTGGTGGTGAAGATGGACGGGCGCAAACACCGCCTGATCCTGCCCGAGGCCCAGGTCCAGGACAGTGGCGAGTTCGAGTGCAGGACAGAAGGCGTCTCAGCCTTCTTCAGCGTCACCGTCCAAG ACCCCCCAGTGCACATCGTGGCCCCCCGGGAGCATGTGTTTGTGCACGCCATAACCTCTGAGTGTGTCATGCTGACCTGTGAGGTGGACCGGGAGGACGCCCCCGTGCACTGGTTCAAGGACGggcaggaggtggaggagagcGACTTTGTGCTGCTGGAGAGTGAAGGGCCCCACCACCGCCTCGTGCTGCCTTCCGCCCAACCTTCCATCGGGGGCGAGTTCCAGTGCGTCGCTGGCGATGAGCGCGCCTACTTCACTGTGACCATCACAG ACGTCTCCTCGTGGATCGTGTACCCCAGTGGCAAGGTGTACGTGGCGGCCGTGCGCCTGGAGCGCGTGGTGCTGACCTGCGAGCTGTGCCGGCCCTGGGCCGAGGTACGCTGGACCAAGGACGGTGAGGAGGTGGTGGAGAGTCCCACGCTGCTCCTACAGAAGGAGGACACGGTGCGCCGCCTGGTGCTGCCCGCTGTTCAGCTGGAGGACTCGGGCGAGTACTTGTGTGAGATCGATGACGAATCCGCCTCATTCACAGTCACCGTCACAG AACCCCCAGTGCGCATCCTATACCCCCGGGACGAGGTGACCTTGGTGGCCGTGAGCTTGGAGTGTGTGGTGCTGATGTGCGAGCTGTCTCGGGAGGATGCCCCGGTGCGCTGGTACAAGGATGGGCTGGAGGTGGAGGAAAGCGAGGCCCTGGTGCTGGAGAGCGACGGGCCCCGCCGTCGCCTGGTGCTGCCCGCCGCCCAGCCCCAGGACGGGGGCGAGTTCGTATGCGACGCTGGAGAcgactcagccttcttcactgtcacCGTCACAG ctcctccagaGAGGATTGTGCACCCAGCAGCCCGCTCCCTGGACCTGCAGTTCAGGGCTCCGGGGCGCGTGGAGCTGCGTTGCGAGGTGGCCCCGGCTGGGTCCCAGGTGCGCTGGTACAAGGATGGGCTGGAGGTGGAAGCATCAGAAGCCCTGCAGCTGGGTGCTGAGGGGCCCACCCGCACCCTGACCCTGCCCCATGCCCAGCCCGAGGATGCCGGGGAGTATGTGTGTGAGACTCGCGATGAAGCCGTCACCTTCAACGTCAGCCTGGCTG AGCCCCCTGTCCAGTTCCTTGCCCCAGAGGCAGCCCCTGGCCCGCTCTGCGTGGCTCCCGGGGAGCCGGTGGTGCTGAGCTGTGAACTGTCCAGGGCTGGTGCCCTGGTCTTCTGGAGCCATAATGGGAAGCCGGTGCAGACAGGCGAGGGCCTGGAGCTCCGAGCCGAAGGACCCCGCCGCGTCCTCTGCATCCGGGCTGCAGACCTGGCTCACGCGGGCCTCtacacctgccagtgtggggcaGCACCGGGGGCCCCCAGCCTCAGCTTCACCGTCCAAGTGGCTG AGCCCCCCGTGCGGGTGGTGGCCCCCGAGGCAGCCCAGACGAGGGTTCGCAGCACCCCAGGCGGGGACCTAGAGCTGGCGGTGCGCCTCTCCGGGCCAGGGGGCCCTGTGCGCTGGTACAAAGACGGGGAGCGCCTGGCCAGCCAGGGGCGGGTGCAGCTGGAACAGGACGGGGCAAGGCAGGTGCTGCGGGTGCGGGGGGCACGGAGCAGGGACGCTGGGGAGTACCTGTGCGACACGCCCCAGGACAGCCGCATCTTCCTCGTCAGCGTGGAAG AACCCCCACTGGTGAAGCTGGTCTCGGAGCTGACGCCTCTCACTGTCCACGAGGGGGATGATGCCACGTTCCGATGTGAAGTTTCCCCACCAGACGCCGACATCACTTGGCTGCGCAATGGGGTCGTTATCACTCCAGGGCCCCAGCTAGAGACGACCCAGAATGGGTCAAGCCGCACGTTGACCGTGCGAAGCTGCCGGCTTGAGGATGCAGGGACCGTGACTGCCCGAGCCGGGGGCACGTCCACGAGTGCCCGGCTGCACGTTCGAG AAACGGAGCTGCTGTTCTTGCGGCGGCTGCAGGATGTGCGAGCGGAGGAAGGCCAGGACGTGTGCCTCGAAGTGGAGACCGGCCGCGTGGGGGCAGCAGGGGCTGTGCGCTGGGTGCGAGGTGGGGCGCCCCTGCCCCCTGACTCCCGCCTGTCCACAGCCCAGGATGGCCACGTCTTCCGCCTCTTCATCCACAGCGTCGTGCTGGCCGACCAGGGCACCTACGGCTGCGAGAGCCACCACGACCGCACCCTGGCCCGGCTCAGCGTGAGGC CAAAGCAGCTAAGGGTGCTTCGACCTCTGGAGGATGTGACCATCATCGAGGGGGGCAATGCCACCTTCCAGCTGGAGCTGTCCCAGGAGGGGGTGACTGGGGAATGGGCCCGGGGTGGAGTCCGGCTGCAGCCGGGGCCCAAGTGCCAAATTCAGGCCGAGGGCCCCACTCACCACCTGGTCCTCAGTGGCCTGGGCCTGGCCGACTCGggctgcatctccttcactgcgGATACACTGCGCTGTGCAGCCAGACTCACCGTGAGAG AGGCCCCAGTAACCATTGTGCGGGGGCTCCAGGACCTTGAAGTGACCGAGGGCGACACAGCTACATTTGAGTGCGCACTTTCGCAGGCCCTGGCTGATGTCACCTGGGAGAAG GACGGGCAGCCGCTCACCCCCAGCGCTCGGCTCAGGCTCCAGGCCCTCGGCACGCGCCGCCTTCTCCAGCTGCGGCGCTGCAGCCCCTTGGACGCAGGGACCTACAGCTGCGTGGTGGGGATGGCCCGAACTGGGCCCGTTCACCTGGTGGTGCGCG AGCGCAAGGTGTCTGTCCTCTCTGAGTTGCGGTCCGTGAGCGCCCGGGAAGGCGACGGAGCCACGTTCGAGTGCACCGTGTCGGAGGTCGAgacagctgggagctgggagctcGGAGGCCGCCCGCTGAGACCCGGAGGCCGCGTCCGCATCCGACAGGAAG GGAAGAAACACATTTTGGTGCTGAGCGAACTGCGCGCCGAGGACGCTGGTGAGGTCCGCTTCCAGGCGGGACCCGCCCAGTCCGTGGCTCAACTGGAGGTGGAGG CACTGCCTCTGCAGATGCGCCGCCGGCCCCCTCGCGAGAAGACGGTTCTGGTCGGTCGCCGGGCGGTGCTGGAGGTGACAGTGTCCCGGCCGGGGGGTCAAGTGTGCTGGTTGCGGGAAGGGGCCGAGCTGTGCCCGGGAGACAAGTATCAGCTGCGCAGCCACGGCCCCACCCACAGCCTGGTCATCCATGACGTTCGACCTGAGGATCAGGGCACCTACTGCTGCCGGGCCGGCCAAGACAGCGCCTACACACGGCTGCTGGTAGAGG GAGATGCCCCACTCTCCACCTGA
- the OBSL1 gene encoding obscurin-like protein 1 isoform X5: MKAGSGDQGSPPCFLRFPRPVRVVSGAEAELKCVVLGEPPPIVVWEKGGQQLAASDRLSFPVDGAEHCLLLSGALPTDAGVYVCRARNSAGEAYAAAAVTVLEPPAPEPEPQLAERPLPPPGAGEGAPVFLTGPRSQWVLRGAEVVLECQVGGLPAPTLYWEKDGMALDEVWDSSHFSLEPGRAGAGASLALRILAARLPDSGVYVCHARNAHGHARAGALLQVQQPPESPPEDPDEAPTPVVEPLKCAPKTFWVNEGKHAKFRCYVMGKPEPEIEWHWEGRPLLPDRRRLMYRDRDGGFVLKVLYCQAKDRGLYVCAARNSAGQTLSAVQLHVKEPRLRFSRPLQDVEGREHGIAVLECKVPNSRIPTAWFREDQRLLPCRKYEQIEEGTVRRLIIHRLKADDDGVYLCEMRGRVRTVANVTVKGPILKRLPRKLDVFEGENAVLLVETREAGVEGRWSRDGEDLPATCQSSSGHMHALVLPGVTREDAGEVTFSLGNSRTTTLLRVKCIKHSPPGPPVLAEMFKGHRNTVLLTWKPPDPTPETAFIYRLERQEVGSEDWVQCFSIEKAGAVEVPGDCVPTEGDYRFRVCTVSEHGRSPHVVFHGSAHLVPTARLVAGLEEVQVYDGEDAVFSLDLSTVIQGTWFLNGEELKSNEPEGQVGPGPLRYRVEQRGLQHRLILQAVRHQDSGALIGFSCPGVQDSAALTIQESPVHILSPQDKVSLTFTTSDRVVLTCELSRVDFPASWYKDGQQVEESESLVVKMDGRKHRLILPEAQVQDSGEFECRTEGVSAFFSVTVQDPPVHIVAPREHVFVHAITSECVMLTCEVDREDAPVHWFKDGQEVEESDFVLLESEGPHHRLVLPSAQPSIGGEFQCVAGDERAYFTVTITDVSSWIVYPSGKVYVAAVRLERVVLTCELCRPWAEVRWTKDGEEVVESPTLLLQKEDTVRRLVLPAVQLEDSGEYLCEIDDESASFTVTVTEPPVRILYPRDEVTLVAVSLECVVLMCELSREDAPVRWYKDGLEVEESEALVLESDGPRRRLVLPAAQPQDGGEFVCDAGDDSAFFTVTVTAPPERIVHPAARSLDLQFRAPGRVELRCEVAPAGSQVRWYKDGLEVEASEALQLGAEGPTRTLTLPHAQPEDAGEYVCETRDEAVTFNVSLAEPPVQFLAPEAAPGPLCVAPGEPVVLSCELSRAGALVFWSHNGKPVQTGEGLELRAEGPRRVLCIRAADLAHAGLYTCQCGAAPGAPSLSFTVQVAEPPLVKLVSELTPLTVHEGDDATFRCEVSPPDADITWLRNGVVITPGPQLETTQNGSSRTLTVRSCRLEDAGTVTARAGGTSTSARLHVRETELLFLRRLQDVRAEEGQDVCLEVETGRVGAAGAVRWVRGGAPLPPDSRLSTAQDGHVFRLFIHSVVLADQGTYGCESHHDRTLARLSVRPKQLRVLRPLEDVTIIEGGNATFQLELSQEGVTGEWARGGVRLQPGPKCQIQAEGPTHHLVLSGLGLADSGCISFTADTLRCAARLTVREAPVTIVRGLQDLEVTEGDTATFECALSQALADVTWEKDGQPLTPSARLRLQALGTRRLLQLRRCSPLDAGTYSCVVGMARTGPVHLVVRERKVSVLSELRSVSAREGDGATFECTVSEVETAGSWELGGRPLRPGGRVRIRQEGKKHILVLSELRAEDAGEVRFQAGPAQSVAQLEVEALPLQMRRRPPREKTVLVGRRAVLEVTVSRPGGQVCWLREGAELCPGDKYQLRSHGPTHSLVIHDVRPEDQGTYCCRAGQDSAYTRLLVEGE, translated from the exons ATGAAGGCGGGCTCGGGGGATCAGGGGAGCCCCCCGTGCTTCCTGCGCTTCCCGCGGCCCGTGCGGGTGGTAAGTGGCGCGGAGGCCGAGCTCAAGTGCGTGGTGCTGGGCGAGCCGCCGCCCATTGTCGTGTGGGAGAAGGGCGGGCAGCAGCTGGCGGCCTCCGATCGCCTGAGCTTCCCGGTGGACGGCGCCGAGCACTGCCTGCTGCTGAGCGGCGCGCTGCCCACCGACGCTGGGGTCTACGTGTGCCGCGCCCGCAACTCGGCCGGAGAGGCCTACGCGGCGGCCGCCGTCACCGTGCTGGAGCCGCCGGCCCCCGAGCCTGAGCCCCAGCTCGCCGAGCGCCCGCTGCCGCCGCCCGGAGCCGGGGAGGGCGCCCCGGTGTTCCTGACGGGGCCCCGGTCCCAGTGGGTGCTGCGGGGGGCGGAGGTGGTGCTGGAGTGCCAGGTGGGGGGCCTCCCCGCGCCCACGCTCTACTGGGAGAAGGATGGGATGGCGCTGGACGAAGTGTGGGACAGCAGCCACTTCTCCCTCGAGCCGGGCCGCGCGGGCGCGGGCGCGAGCCTGGCGCTTCGCATCCTGGCGGCTCGGCTGCCCGACTCGGGCGTCTACGTGTGCCACGCCCGCAACGCGCACGGCCACGCGCGGGCCGGGGCGCTGCTGCAAGTGCAGCAGCCCCCCGAGAGCCCGCCCGAGGACCCCGACGAGGCCCCCACGCCCGTGGTGGAGCCGCTCAAGTGCGCGCCCAAGACCTTCTGGGTGAACGAGGGCAAGCACGCAAAGTTCCGCTGCTACGTGATGGGCAAGCCGGAGCCTGAGATCGAATGGCACTGGGAGGGCCGCCCGCTGCTCCCCGATCGCCGCCGCCTCATGTACCGCGACCGAGACGGCGGCTTTGTGCTCAAGGTGCTGTACTGCCAGGCCAAGGACCGCGGGCTCTACGTGTGCGCCGCGCGCAACTCGGCGGGCCAGACGCTCAGTGCCGTGCAGTTGCACGTGAAAG AGCCCCGCCTCCGCTTCTCCAGGCCGCTGCAGGACGTGGAGGGCCGGGAGCAtggaattgcggtgctggagtgTAAAGTGCCCAACTCGCGCATTCCCACCGCCTGGTTCCGCGAGGACCAGCGGCTGCTGCCCTGCCGCAAGTACGAGCAGATCGAGGAGGGCACGGTCCGCCGCCTCATCATCCACAGGCTGAAGGCGGACGACGACGGCGTCTACCTGTGCGAGATGCGCGGCCGTGTGCGCACCGTGGCCAACGTGACGGTCAAAG GGCCCATCCTGAAGCGGCTGCCTCGGAAGCTCGACGTTTTTGAGGGCGAAAACGCGGTGCTGCTGGTGGAGACTCGCGAGGCTGGGGTGGAGGGACGCTGGAGTCGCGACGGAGAGGACCTGCCGGCCACCTGCCAGAGCAGCTCGGGCCACATGCACGCCCTGGTCCTTCCAGGGGTCACCCGAGAAGATGCCGGGGAGGTCACCTTCAGTCTGGGCAACTCCCGGACCACCACTCTGCTTAGAGTCAAAT GCATCAAGCACAGTCCCCCGGGACCCCCAGTGTTGGCCGAAATGTTCAAGGGCCACAGGAACACGGTCCTGCTCACCTGGAAGCCTCCGGACCCCACCCCCGAGACCGCCTTCATCTACCGGCTGGAGCGGCAGGAGGTGGGCTCGGAAGACTGGGTACAGTGCTTCAGCATTGAGAAAGCCGGGGCCGTGGAGGTGCCCGGGGACTGCGTGCCTACCGAAGGCGACTACCGCTTCCGAGTCTGCACTGTCAGCGAACACGGCCGCAGCCCCCACGTGGTGTTCCACGGGTCTGCTCACCTCG TGCCCACAGCTCGCCTGGTGGCTGGTCTGGAGGAGGTACAGGTGTATGATGGGGAAGACGCCGTCTTCTCCCTGGATCTCTCCACCGTCATCCAGGGCACCTGGTTCCTTAACGGGGAGGAGCTCAAGAGTAACGAGCCAGAGGGCCAGGTGGGGCCCGGGCCCCTGCGGTACCGGGTGGAACAGCGTGGCCTGCAGCACAGGCTCATCCTGCAGGCCGTCCGGCATCAGGACAGCGGGGCCCTGATCGGCTTCAGCTGCCCAGGTGTGCAGGACTCAGCCGCGCTCACCATCCAAG AGAGTCCTGTGCACATCCTGAGCCCCCAGGACAAGGTGTCACTGACCTTCACGACCTCCGATCGGGTGGTACTGACCTGTGAGCTCTCCCGGGTGGACTTCCCAGCGAGCTGGTACAAGGATGGGCAGCAGGTGGAGGAGAGCGAGTCACTGGTGGTGAAGATGGACGGGCGCAAACACCGCCTGATCCTGCCCGAGGCCCAGGTCCAGGACAGTGGCGAGTTCGAGTGCAGGACAGAAGGCGTCTCAGCCTTCTTCAGCGTCACCGTCCAAG ACCCCCCAGTGCACATCGTGGCCCCCCGGGAGCATGTGTTTGTGCACGCCATAACCTCTGAGTGTGTCATGCTGACCTGTGAGGTGGACCGGGAGGACGCCCCCGTGCACTGGTTCAAGGACGggcaggaggtggaggagagcGACTTTGTGCTGCTGGAGAGTGAAGGGCCCCACCACCGCCTCGTGCTGCCTTCCGCCCAACCTTCCATCGGGGGCGAGTTCCAGTGCGTCGCTGGCGATGAGCGCGCCTACTTCACTGTGACCATCACAG ACGTCTCCTCGTGGATCGTGTACCCCAGTGGCAAGGTGTACGTGGCGGCCGTGCGCCTGGAGCGCGTGGTGCTGACCTGCGAGCTGTGCCGGCCCTGGGCCGAGGTACGCTGGACCAAGGACGGTGAGGAGGTGGTGGAGAGTCCCACGCTGCTCCTACAGAAGGAGGACACGGTGCGCCGCCTGGTGCTGCCCGCTGTTCAGCTGGAGGACTCGGGCGAGTACTTGTGTGAGATCGATGACGAATCCGCCTCATTCACAGTCACCGTCACAG AACCCCCAGTGCGCATCCTATACCCCCGGGACGAGGTGACCTTGGTGGCCGTGAGCTTGGAGTGTGTGGTGCTGATGTGCGAGCTGTCTCGGGAGGATGCCCCGGTGCGCTGGTACAAGGATGGGCTGGAGGTGGAGGAAAGCGAGGCCCTGGTGCTGGAGAGCGACGGGCCCCGCCGTCGCCTGGTGCTGCCCGCCGCCCAGCCCCAGGACGGGGGCGAGTTCGTATGCGACGCTGGAGAcgactcagccttcttcactgtcacCGTCACAG ctcctccagaGAGGATTGTGCACCCAGCAGCCCGCTCCCTGGACCTGCAGTTCAGGGCTCCGGGGCGCGTGGAGCTGCGTTGCGAGGTGGCCCCGGCTGGGTCCCAGGTGCGCTGGTACAAGGATGGGCTGGAGGTGGAAGCATCAGAAGCCCTGCAGCTGGGTGCTGAGGGGCCCACCCGCACCCTGACCCTGCCCCATGCCCAGCCCGAGGATGCCGGGGAGTATGTGTGTGAGACTCGCGATGAAGCCGTCACCTTCAACGTCAGCCTGGCTG AGCCCCCTGTCCAGTTCCTTGCCCCAGAGGCAGCCCCTGGCCCGCTCTGCGTGGCTCCCGGGGAGCCGGTGGTGCTGAGCTGTGAACTGTCCAGGGCTGGTGCCCTGGTCTTCTGGAGCCATAATGGGAAGCCGGTGCAGACAGGCGAGGGCCTGGAGCTCCGAGCCGAAGGACCCCGCCGCGTCCTCTGCATCCGGGCTGCAGACCTGGCTCACGCGGGCCTCtacacctgccagtgtggggcaGCACCGGGGGCCCCCAGCCTCAGCTTCACCGTCCAAGTGGCTG AACCCCCACTGGTGAAGCTGGTCTCGGAGCTGACGCCTCTCACTGTCCACGAGGGGGATGATGCCACGTTCCGATGTGAAGTTTCCCCACCAGACGCCGACATCACTTGGCTGCGCAATGGGGTCGTTATCACTCCAGGGCCCCAGCTAGAGACGACCCAGAATGGGTCAAGCCGCACGTTGACCGTGCGAAGCTGCCGGCTTGAGGATGCAGGGACCGTGACTGCCCGAGCCGGGGGCACGTCCACGAGTGCCCGGCTGCACGTTCGAG AAACGGAGCTGCTGTTCTTGCGGCGGCTGCAGGATGTGCGAGCGGAGGAAGGCCAGGACGTGTGCCTCGAAGTGGAGACCGGCCGCGTGGGGGCAGCAGGGGCTGTGCGCTGGGTGCGAGGTGGGGCGCCCCTGCCCCCTGACTCCCGCCTGTCCACAGCCCAGGATGGCCACGTCTTCCGCCTCTTCATCCACAGCGTCGTGCTGGCCGACCAGGGCACCTACGGCTGCGAGAGCCACCACGACCGCACCCTGGCCCGGCTCAGCGTGAGGC CAAAGCAGCTAAGGGTGCTTCGACCTCTGGAGGATGTGACCATCATCGAGGGGGGCAATGCCACCTTCCAGCTGGAGCTGTCCCAGGAGGGGGTGACTGGGGAATGGGCCCGGGGTGGAGTCCGGCTGCAGCCGGGGCCCAAGTGCCAAATTCAGGCCGAGGGCCCCACTCACCACCTGGTCCTCAGTGGCCTGGGCCTGGCCGACTCGggctgcatctccttcactgcgGATACACTGCGCTGTGCAGCCAGACTCACCGTGAGAG AGGCCCCAGTAACCATTGTGCGGGGGCTCCAGGACCTTGAAGTGACCGAGGGCGACACAGCTACATTTGAGTGCGCACTTTCGCAGGCCCTGGCTGATGTCACCTGGGAGAAG GACGGGCAGCCGCTCACCCCCAGCGCTCGGCTCAGGCTCCAGGCCCTCGGCACGCGCCGCCTTCTCCAGCTGCGGCGCTGCAGCCCCTTGGACGCAGGGACCTACAGCTGCGTGGTGGGGATGGCCCGAACTGGGCCCGTTCACCTGGTGGTGCGCG AGCGCAAGGTGTCTGTCCTCTCTGAGTTGCGGTCCGTGAGCGCCCGGGAAGGCGACGGAGCCACGTTCGAGTGCACCGTGTCGGAGGTCGAgacagctgggagctgggagctcGGAGGCCGCCCGCTGAGACCCGGAGGCCGCGTCCGCATCCGACAGGAAG GGAAGAAACACATTTTGGTGCTGAGCGAACTGCGCGCCGAGGACGCTGGTGAGGTCCGCTTCCAGGCGGGACCCGCCCAGTCCGTGGCTCAACTGGAGGTGGAGG CACTGCCTCTGCAGATGCGCCGCCGGCCCCCTCGCGAGAAGACGGTTCTGGTCGGTCGCCGGGCGGTGCTGGAGGTGACAGTGTCCCGGCCGGGGGGTCAAGTGTGCTGGTTGCGGGAAGGGGCCGAGCTGTGCCCGGGAGACAAGTATCAGCTGCGCAGCCACGGCCCCACCCACAGCCTGGTCATCCATGACGTTCGACCTGAGGATCAGGGCACCTACTGCTGCCGGGCCGGCCAAGACAGCGCCTACACACGGCTGCTGGTAGAGGGTGAGTAA